In one window of Streptomyces griseus subsp. griseus DNA:
- a CDS encoding IS5 family transposase (programmed frameshift) yields the protein MRRRELSGVEWEFVRPLLPRPERGWKRLDDRTVLNGIVWKFRTGAAWRDVPERYGSWAALHTRFRRWARDGTFQRMFQEAQARADAANEVDWLVSVDSTVVRAHQHAPGAREGGTRNPALCRSRGGLASKTHLACDGAGRPLAFVLTGGNTNDCTQLTAVMETMRVPRIGPGRPRTRPVHVFGDKGYSSRAIRTRPRCRGIAHTIPERADQVRNRARLGTCGGRPPAFDRETYKRRNVVERCFGQLKQGQGIATRYDKTAESYQAAVTLASLLMWVGCSP from the exons ATACGTCGCCGTGAACTGTCCGGTGTCGAGTGGGAGTTCGTCCGGCCTCTGCTGCCTCGGCCTGAGCGGGGGTGGAAGCGGCTGGACGACCGGACGGTCCTGAATGGGATCGTGTGGAAATTCCGGACGGGCGCGGCCTGGCGGGATGTGCCCGAGCGGTACGGATCCTGGGCCGCGCTGCACACCCGCTTTAGGCGATGGGCCAGGGACGGAACCTTCCAGCGGATGTTCCAGGAAGCCCAGGCCCGGGCGGACGCTGCCAATGAGGTCGACTGGCTGGTGTCGGTGGATTCCACCGTCGTGCGAGCCCACCAGCACGCGCCCGGGGCCCGAGAAGGGGGCACCCGCAACCCGGCGCTCTGCCGGTCCAGAGGCGGACTGGCCAGCAAGACTCACCTGGCCTGCGACGGGGCCGGCCGCCCCCTTGCTTTCGTTCTCACCGGTGGGAACACCAATGACTGCACCCAACTCACGGCCGTGATGGAGACGATGCGGGTGCCCCGCATCGGCCCCGGACGACCTCGGACCAGGCCGGTCCACGTTTTCGGCGACAAGGGCTACAGCTCTCGGGCGATCCGCACCAGGCCGCGGTGCCGGGGCATCGCCCACACCATCCCGGAACGGGCCGATCAGGTCCGCAACAGGGCCCGGCTCGGCACTTGCGGCGGCCGGCCACCGGCCTTTGACCGTGAGACCTACAAACGACGC AACGTAGTGGAACGCTGCTTCGGCCAGTTGAAACAGGGACAGGGCATCGCCACGCGCTACGACAAGACCGCTGAGTCCTACCAGGCAGCTGTCACCCTTGCCTCGCTCCTGATGTGGGTGGGATGCTCCCCGTGA